In Micropterus dolomieu isolate WLL.071019.BEF.003 ecotype Adirondacks linkage group LG17, ASM2129224v1, whole genome shotgun sequence, one genomic interval encodes:
- the fzd9b gene encoding frizzled-9b gives MSMDGCPLKVVIFLWCLLVISGSSFEIGSYDLERGRPAKCEPIVIPMCEGIGYNLTRMPNFMDHDDQKEAAIKLHEFAPLVAYGCDVHLRFFLCSLYAPMCTDKVSTSIPACRPMCEQARERCAPIMKKFSYTWPDSLDCSKLPTRNDPNALCMEAPENETRTEGKKGEGMLPMPPRPRQSDSSGGNSLGSVGSCENTDKFQFVEKSQSCAPRCSPAIDVFWSRQDKDFAFIWMTVWSILCFISTAFTVLTFLLEPHRFQYPERPIIFLSMCYNVYSVAFIIRSVSGAENIACDREQGGLYVIQEGLESTGCTIVFLILYYFGMASSIWWVILTLTWFLAAGKKWGHEAIEAHSNYFHMAAWGIPALKTIIILTMRKVAGDELTGLCYVGSMDSGALTGFVLIPLSCYLIIGTSFILTGFVALFHIRKVMKTEGTNTEKLEKLMVKIGIYSILYTVPATCVIVCYFYERLNMDYWKLRGLQMKCGLSSDCSLQTSVPTVAVFMLKIFMSLVVGITSGVWVWSSKTLQTWQGLCSRKLADRTRSRKPCSGVSCGSTHCHYKSPAVVLHMAKTDLHSDNPTHV, from the coding sequence atgagcatGGACGGTTGTCCGTTGAAGGTGGTGATTTTTTTGTGGTGTCTGCTGGTGATTTCTGGCTCCAGCTTTGAGATAGGCTCCTACGACCTGGAGCGAGGCAGACCAGCTAAGTGCGAGCCCATCGTGATCCCCATGTGCGAGGGGATCGGCTACAACCTGACCCGGATGCCCAACTTCATGGACCACGACGACCAGAAGGAGGCTGCCATCAAGCTGCACGAGTTTGCCCCTCTGGTGGCTTATGGCTGCGATGTGCACCTCCGCTTCTTCCTCTGCTCCCTCTACGCCCCCATGTGCACGGACAAGGTGTCCACCTCCATCCCCGCCTGCAGACCAATGTGTGAGCAGGCCAGGGAGAGGTGTGCCCCCATCATGAAGAAGTTCAGCTACACCTGGCCAGACTCGCTCGACTGCTCCAAGCTGCCCACCAGAAACGACCCTAACGCTCTGTGCATGGAGGCCCCCGAGAACGAAACCAGGACGGAGGGCAAGAAAGGCGAGGGCATGCTTCCAATGCCCCCTCGCCCCAGGCAGTCGGACAGCAGCGGCGGGAACTCCCTGGGCAGCGTGGGCTCCTGTGAGAACACAGACAAGTTTCAGTTTGTGGAGAAGAGCCAGTCGTGTGCACCACGCTGCTCCCCTGCTATAGACGTCTTCTGGTCCAGGCAGGACAAGGACTTTGCCTTCATTTGGATGACAGTGTGGTCCATCCTCTGCTTCATCTCCACTGCCTTTACCGTTCTGACCTTCCTCCTGGAGCCTCACCGCTTCCAGTACCCTGAGCGCCCCATCATCTTCCTCTCCATGTGCTACAACGTCTACTCCGTTGCCTTCATCATCCGCTCGGTGTCTGGGGCGGAGAACATCGCCTGTGACCGGGAGCAAGGCGGGCTCTACGTCATCCAGGAAGGGCTGGAGTCGACGGGCTGCACCATCGTCTTCCTCATCCTCTACTACTTCGGCATGGCCTCTTCTATCTGGTGGGTCATCCTCACCCTCACCTGGTTCCTCGCTGCAGGGAAGAAGTGGGGCCACGAGGCTATCGAGGCCCACAGCAACTACTTCCACATGGCGGCTTGGGGCATCCCCGCTCTGAAGACCATCATCATCCTCACCATGAGGAAAGTGGCCGGAGATGAGCTGACGGGGCTGTGCTACGTGGGGAGCATGGACTCTGGGGCGCTCACCGGCTTCGTCCTCATCCCTCTGTCCTGCTACCTGATCATCGGCACCTCCTTCATCCTCACAGGCTTCGTGGCTCTCTTCCACATCCGCAAAGTGATGAAGACAGAGGGCACCAACACAGAGAAGCTGGAGAAGCTCATGGTGAAAATCGGCATCTACTCCATCCTCTACACGGTGCCGGCCACCTGCGTCATCGTCTGCTACTTCTACGAGAGGCTAAACATGGACTACTGGAAGCTGAGAGGGCTGCAGATGAAGTGCGGCCTCAGCAGCGACTGCTCGCTGCAGACGTCTGTGCCCACCGTGGCTGTGTTCATGCTGAAGATCTTCATGTCGCTGGTGGTCGGCATCACCAGCGGGGTGTGGGTGTGGAGCTCTAAGACCCTGCAGACCTGGCAGGGCCTGTGCAGCAGAAAGCTGGCAGACAGGACTAGAAGCAGGAAACCCTGCAGTGGTGTCAGCTGTGGCAGCACACACTGCCACTACAAATCTCCTGCCGTGGTTCTGCACATGGCCAAGACTGACCTGCACTCAGACAACCCCACACATGTCTga